DNA sequence from the Prochlorothrix hollandica PCC 9006 = CALU 1027 genome:
CTACGCTAGGCTTCAGGGACTTGTGTCAGTCAGTCAGGCTACTCTCTTCAGTCAATAGCCGCAATGTTAGATAAACTTCATTATTTTGATAAGCACAAGTCTCAACCGTAACTCCTGGTATATTTAGAAGATTATCTAGATGAAAAGCCATGGTAAGCATCCCCTGCTAAATGTATCGTTCTATACAGTTTACACCAAGATCATCGGAGAGCCTAAAAAAACCCTTTTACAGTCATCCAGGTAGACCGAAAGCAGGTGAAGAACCTCAAGGATATTACTATCATCCTCAAATCACATTAGAGCAATCAGAGGCATTGATCTTACCTTACAAGAATCAAACAGGGCGGTTTATTTTAGCGACGAATCATCTTGATCCGGAGATGTTGTCTCCGTTTCAAGCTTTATCCTTTTATAAAGAGCAACAAGGAACAGAAAGAGGGTTTCGGTTTATCAAAGACCCTTTGTTTTTTGCTTCTAGTGTTTTTCTTAAAAGTACGAGTCGAATAATGGCTCTGGCTTTTATTATGGCTCTGTCTTTACTGGTATATTCCTTGGGACAACGAAAGCTTCGCAGGGCACTGCAACAGGCTGAAGCTTCTGTGCCCAATCAAAAAGGGAAGCCGACTGCTCGACCAACTTTACGATGGATTTTTCAGGGTTTTCAATCAATTCATGTAGTCTTGATAGATGGGGTCAAGTCTTTGATTAAATTGACTAAATTTCAACGTCTAGTCTTGAGGTTTTTGGGAAGCCACTGTCAAAAATACTATTGCTTGAGTTGAGAATCCTGCTCTCTCAAGGGAGGAACAGCTCTATCCCCTTGATCTTGCTCTATCCCCCTCTGGCTCTGGGTTTCTTTAATCTTCTGTCTGTCTTAGAAACCTGCTGAATGTGGGCTCTAAGGCAGCTTGAACCACATCCCGCGATCGTAACAGGGTCAACACCGTCCTGGCAGTCTGTTCTGCCTGAGGTGGCGGTGTCGGTGCTGGCGCTAGTTCTGAAGATGGGTTTGGAGAGGGGATGGGGGCTGTTTTTAACGGTTTTAGCTGCCTTTGGGTTTCAACAGTAGCCAGGGCTGTTTCATATTGCTGTAGAGCAGCATTGAGAGCGCACATTCCGCAGTTTCAGGGTAGGGAATAATATTTTTGGCAAGAGGGACCCAACAGAGCTAACACCTGAAGATGAAACGACTTGAGGTTAGAGATGAGCTTCTGTTCGTCAAGCCACAGGAGATGAATGGACTGAAAACACTGGAAAATCCAGCGGAGGGTGGGGGTTTGGGTCGGCTTATTTTTTGGTCAGGAACGGTCTGCTGAGTGTTGTGTAAAGCCTGTCGCAACCGTCGTTCTGCCAAGGTATAGACCAGTCAAAGCGAGAGTCATGACCATGGCTAAGGCCATGATGCGTCGAGGAGTCTTCAAAAAGACACTGGAGGTGAAAAAGAGGGGGTCTTTGAGGAAACGCCACCCCCGCTCTGAATACAGTTGTTGTTTGTAGAATTTGAGCAAGTCATCGGCACTGAGGGCCTGTTCATCTAGGTTATTGGTTGCCAGGATGAATCGACCGGCTTTGCGCTGAGCCGTAGCCACAGCGACTGTATCGGGGGTCAGGGTAATCGTGACGTGATGGGAGATGCGTTGAGGTTGCTCGTCGGGCTTGGGCCGTCCTCGTTTGGGATAATGCGCCTTCTCCGTGACAGAGACAGACTCCACCTGATGATAGCGCCACGTCTTGCCGCACTGCTCTCCCGCTTGATGGGCATCTNNNNNNNNNNNNNNNNNNNNNNNNNNNNNNNNNNNNNNNNNNNNNNNNNNNNNNNNNNNNNNNNNNNNNNNNNNNNNNNNNNNNNNNNNNNNNNNNNNNNACCGCCGCGTCAATTTGCTCCACGATACCCAGGTCGTCAATGATCCCGGCGACGATACCCAGGTGATCCAGGTTCTCTACTTTGACTCCCATTCTCCACTCCCCGACACAACTGACAAATTATAAAAGCTGCACTCCAACCTGCGGAATGTAGGCCCAATTGTTTGGACGGCAGAAAATAGGACTGAATCCGGATGCCATGGCGATCGGCGGCGAGGGGAGAGGGCAACAGGGAACTGACATAATCCGCCGCCTCCTTTAGCTCCACCTCCAGCAACTGTTTTTGATCCTTTAACCGCTGGGCCACCTGTTTTAAGGCTTGGGTGGATTGGTAGAGGCGCAAGCCTGCCCGGACCCGTGCCCGCAGTTCCGAGGCATTGACCGGTTTTGACAGAAACTCATCGGCTCCGGTGTCTAAGCCTTGGATGCGATCGGCCACCTCTTCCCGCGCCGTCAGCAAAATGAAAAAGGTACTGGCTAGGGTAGGATGCTGTTTGACATAGTGACACACCTCCAAACCCGTCATCTGTGGCATCATCCAGTCACACACAATCAGGGCTGGCTCAATGGTGTCGAGCTGCTCTAGGGCCATGGGTCCGCTCTGGGCCTGGTACAGGTCATAGCCCTGGGATTTCAGCGCCAGGGTCAGGAAGGCCAGCATGGTGCGATCGTCGTCAACAATCAGGACTTTGGGGGGTAAAACGGACACAGTGAAGGCCAAGGGAGTGATGTGGATAAACTAGGGTTTATGGTGCAGGCGTTGGCTCGCCGGGACCAACGGCAACAGATGCGGCGGCTGACGGCGGGGGAACCGGGGGCAGGGATGGATCTGCACCGGGGCGATCGCAGGCTGATTAATTTTAGTTCCAATGATTACCTGGGTCTATCGCGTCACCCGGCGGTGGTGGCTGGTGCCCAGCGTTACCTAGAATACTATGGGGCTGGATCCCCCGCGTCCCGGTTAGTGACGGGCACCTATGGCATACACCAGCAGTTGGAGGAGCGTTTAGCCGCTGCCTGTGGTCAGGAAGCTGCCTTGCTGTTTAATACGGGTTTTCAGGCTAACGCCACGGTTTTAGCGGCCTTGGTCAACCGTCAGTCCTTGGTGCTGTGCGATCGCCAGATCCACGCCAGTTTGCTCCAGGGCATCCAAGCCAGTCGCGCCCCCTTCCAGCGCTTTCGCCACAATGACCTCAACCATCTCGAATACCTGCTCCAGGGCTGCCGATCGCCCCAGGGATCCGCCGCCCAGGCCGATCGGGTGCTGATTGTCACGGAAACCCTGTTCAGTATGGACGGCGATCGGGCGGATCTGCCCGCCTTGGTGGCCTTGGCCGATCGCTATGGGGCACTGCTCTATCTAGACGATGCCCATGGCTTGGGGGTTCTGGGTGCCCAGGGCATGGGGCTAGCAAGCCATCAGGCTGGGGTGGATGTGGTGGTGGGCACCTTTGGCAAAGCCTTTGGCTCCTTCGGGGCGGTGGTGCTGGGATCCCAGGTCTTGCGGGATTATCTGATTAACTATTGTCCAGGCTTTATTTACACCACCGCGCTGCCCCCGGCAGTGGTGGGGGCGATCGCCGCCGCCCTGGATCTGATGCCCCACCTGGAACCCCAGCGCCAGCACCTGCAACACCAAGGCCAAAGGCTACGGCAAGCGCTGCAAGGCCGAGGCTGGGATACGGGATCCTCCAGTTCCCACATTGTGCCCCTGGTGGTGGGGGAAGAAGACCGAACCTTGGCCTTAGCGGCCCATCTCCAGGAGGCCGGGTTGCTGGCGGTGGCCATTCGTCCCCCCACGGTGGCACCGGGTACAGCACGGCTGCGCCTTGCCCTGTCCAGCGCCCATGAACCCAGCCATTACGATCGCCTCTTAGCCGCCTTAGACACCTGGCAGGGCTAGGGGCTACCGTCTGGTTCCCGCCTGTCTGATTCCCGCCTGTCTGGTTCCCGAATGCGCACAAAGCGCCCTGGGGAGGCTGGGGCTGGGGCAACCGGGGGGGCGCTGACCCGATCGGGGGGGCTGGGATCTGGGGTAACCGGATCTCCCCGTACCCGCAGCGGGGGCGCTGTCCGGGGGGGGGTGGCGGCGATCGTCCCCACCGCCTCCACCAGACTCTGGTGTTCCAGGGTCGGTAACCGGAAAATGGCTCCAATAAACAGCCAGTAATACACCGCCACCGGATCCACATCCAGGGGGTAATAGTAGGTTTGATAGCTGATAAACAGCACAAAGACCCACAAACAGGCGGCATAGCTGCGGAGGCTGGGATCTTGTAGCGATCGGTAAACCTTAAAGGTGGTGACACTCAACAGGGTCACAAACCCCAGAAAGACAATGAGGCCCACAATGCCCACCTCAAAGAGCACCTTGGGAAACCAGGTTTCAATCAGCCACACCGGCCCAAAAATCCGACAGGAATTAGTAGCCGATCCTAACCCTTTGCCCAAGGGCAAATCCTTGACCGCCTTCCAGACAAACTCCACTTGGGCACTGATCATGTCATCGGCAGGGGAGGCTTTCCAGCGTCCGAAAAAACTATCAATGCGCTCTTGGATTAACGCTGGAAAAATGGCCCAGGCGATCGCCCCCGCCACCACTGAAGCGGTCCCAATGGGTAAAAAGCGCTTGAGGTTGGTCACCTGTCCCGTTAACACCAACAAAATGCCAAAGGACACGGGCACCAGGGCCAGGGCCACCCGCTGCCCCGAAATAATCGCGGCCATGGTCACAAACCCCATGCCCACAAACCCCAACACCCGCCCCCACAACACCGGATCCGAAAAGGCGGTGGCAAAGGTGATATAGGCATTGCCAATGATGAACCAGCCCCATTGCCAGGGGGCCACAAAGGTACTGGGCAGGCGAATCACGCCCTGGGATGGGCTATAGAGCAACGCCCCCCCCACTAAGCATTTTGCGTCTAAATTGGTGACAAACAAAGCATCGCCACTCAGGTGATCGGTACCGGCACAGCGCCCTGTCTGCAACATCAGTAATTGCATCAGGCAGAGGAAACAACAAATAATGGCTAAGACCGTATGGCTGCGCATCAGAAAGAGAAAGTCCCCTTTGCGCCGCAATAGGCTTTGGGTACAGAAAATCAGGGGAACATAGCCCATGAACACCTTAAAGCCCAATAAACCCTGGAATAGGGGCTGGCCCCGCGCTGCCCCCGAAAACTGGTTGGGCAGACTGACCAGTAAGAGACTAAGGCCACAGAGTACTGCCATCATCCACAGACCGGGGACGATCGATCTGGGCTGTATCTTAAAGGAATCTGCATCTTTGGGGGCTAGGACTAAGGCCAGCAGGGCGGGGACATAAAAGGCATCCTTCGCCAGTTGAAATAGGGCATTGCCCCCGGCAATCCAATAGGTGACGGTGCCGGCAAAGGGCATATAGAAGAGAAAGAACCAGAGGGCTGCCCGAGGGTAGCGATAGGACAGGGCGATGGCAAACAGTCCCCCGCCCCCCGCGAGGGCCAAGGTGGATCCGGCGGTAACCCAGAAAATCGCCCCCACCAGGGCAGACCCCAGGGCCACGGGCACCGTAAACCGTAGGACTGCTTGGATCGCCTTGAGGCGCTGCTGCCGTTGGGCTGCTTGCTGTTTTGGATCGGGTTTGGGTTTAGACGCTTTGGCAGAGTCCATGGGGTAATCAGGGGCTTAGGGCTGGCGGATAGGGGTTCCGGTGAGACTAGGGGGCTAGTGCTCAGTTTCAAGGGGGGGAGGTTCTGATCAATCTATGATGCAAGCTTGGGGGCTGGGTTCGGAGTCCTCCCCTTAACGGTCTGCTCTTAGAATAAGTCCCAGGGGCATAGCGCTTATCGACAAACAAGTGATAGGGAAGCCGAAGTCTGCTAGGGCGTGCAAGTGCCCCCTAAGGCATTGACGATCGTACAGGTATTGAGCTGCAACATTTCCTGCACCGTGTCTCCCTCCCTTGGCCCTTCGATCTGTAGGGGAGGTTCCGCCACTTTAACCCCGGAATCCTGGGATAAGGTGGCTATTAACCGGGGATTTGC
Encoded proteins:
- a CDS encoding response regulator; translated protein: MAFTVSVLPPKVLIVDDDRTMLAFLTLALKSQGYDLYQAQSGPMALEQLDTIEPALIVCDWMMPQMTGLEVCHYVKQHPTLASTFFILLTAREEVADRIQGLDTGADEFLSKPVNASELRARVRAGLRLYQSTQALKQVAQRLKDQKQLLEVELKEAADYVSSLLPSPLAADRHGIRIQSYFLPSKQLGLHSAGWSAAFIICQLCRGVENGSQSREPGSPGYRRRDH
- a CDS encoding DUF4277 domain-containing protein — translated: MGIVAGIIDDLGIVEQIDAAV
- the bioF gene encoding 8-amino-7-oxononanoate synthase, whose translation is MVQALARRDQRQQMRRLTAGEPGAGMDLHRGDRRLINFSSNDYLGLSRHPAVVAGAQRYLEYYGAGSPASRLVTGTYGIHQQLEERLAAACGQEAALLFNTGFQANATVLAALVNRQSLVLCDRQIHASLLQGIQASRAPFQRFRHNDLNHLEYLLQGCRSPQGSAAQADRVLIVTETLFSMDGDRADLPALVALADRYGALLYLDDAHGLGVLGAQGMGLASHQAGVDVVVGTFGKAFGSFGAVVLGSQVLRDYLINYCPGFIYTTALPPAVVGAIAAALDLMPHLEPQRQHLQHQGQRLRQALQGRGWDTGSSSSHIVPLVVGEEDRTLALAAHLQEAGLLAVAIRPPTVAPGTARLRLALSSAHEPSHYDRLLAALDTWQG
- the hpsL gene encoding hormogonium polysaccharide biosynthesis protein HpsL → MDSAKASKPKPDPKQQAAQRQQRLKAIQAVLRFTVPVALGSALVGAIFWVTAGSTLALAGGGGLFAIALSYRYPRAALWFFLFYMPFAGTVTYWIAGGNALFQLAKDAFYVPALLALVLAPKDADSFKIQPRSIVPGLWMMAVLCGLSLLLVSLPNQFSGAARGQPLFQGLLGFKVFMGYVPLIFCTQSLLRRKGDFLFLMRSHTVLAIICCFLCLMQLLMLQTGRCAGTDHLSGDALFVTNLDAKCLVGGALLYSPSQGVIRLPSTFVAPWQWGWFIIGNAYITFATAFSDPVLWGRVLGFVGMGFVTMAAIISGQRVALALVPVSFGILLVLTGQVTNLKRFLPIGTASVVAGAIAWAIFPALIQERIDSFFGRWKASPADDMISAQVEFVWKAVKDLPLGKGLGSATNSCRIFGPVWLIETWFPKVLFEVGIVGLIVFLGFVTLLSVTTFKVYRSLQDPSLRSYAACLWVFVLFISYQTYYYPLDVDPVAVYYWLFIGAIFRLPTLEHQSLVEAVGTIAATPPRTAPPLRVRGDPVTPDPSPPDRVSAPPVAPAPASPGRFVRIREPDRRESDRREPDGSP